A stretch of Primulina tabacum isolate GXHZ01 chromosome 13, ASM2559414v2, whole genome shotgun sequence DNA encodes these proteins:
- the LOC142523403 gene encoding polyphenol oxidase I, chloroplastic-like, with product MASLYLSCVNTTFSDHQYFSLRRVFPKPSYSTTHANHCTHSPQVSCSVAANGGQNQKEPAFQNVEPSKGKVDRRNVLLGLGSLYGAANLVATPSSSANPVQAPQLDKCGTATDLITHQKLDVNCCPPISQSIVDYKIPPIFQMKIRPSAHRVSPEYIFKYNLAVDRMKRLPADDPRSFMQQANIHCAYCNGAYDQPGQGTLDLQVHNSWLFFPFHRWYLYFYERILGKLINDPTFALPFWNWDNPKGMTMPPIFLDPNSALYDVKRNQKNLPPAVIDLGTTGNTDPLQVVANNLTVMYTEMIRGNSNAYDFMGKPYREGTPAEPGPGAPERGSHTAVHVWVGVFPGGGEDMGNFYSAGRDPLFYCHHANVDRMWTLWQYFLPSSKFPDKKITDPDFLDASFLFYDENAQLVRVTVKDCLDNRKMGFDYERIDLPWLDYRPPPQTSKARIARVTSTAPKAETIFPLKLDNVVRFQVSKTEKGKADELLVLENITLDTSKFLKFDVFVNDEDDNPGELDKAAYAGTYAQVPHKTKSSSASTSIQLKLTDLYDDMDIADDDFIVVTLVPRHQGPGVTIGGIKIIENPPKSS from the coding sequence ATGGCTTCTCTTTATCTTTCATGCGTCAACACCACTTTCTCGGACCACCAGTACTTCTCTCTTCGCCGTGTCTTCCCCAAGCCATCATACTCAACCACCCATGCAAACCACTGCACCCACAGTCCTCAAGTTTCTTGCTCCGTCGCCGCAAATGGTGGTCAAAACCAGAAAGAACCCGCCTTCCAAAATGTCGAACCTTCTAAAGGGAAGGTCGACAGAAGGAACGTACTTCTGGGTTTAGGTAGCCTCTACGGCGCTGCCAACCTAGTTGCCACTCCGTCCTCCTCAGCCAATCCCGTTCAAGCCCCGCAGCTAGACAAGTGTGGCACCGCTACCGACTTGATTACCCACCAGAAGCTAGATGTCAACTGCTGCCCTCCGATTTCACAAAGTATCGTTGATTACAAAATCCCTCCAATTTTCCAGATGAAAATTAGGCCATCTGCTCATAGAGTTTCTCCTGAGTACATTTTCAAGTACAATTTAGCTGTTGATCGGATGAAGCGTCTCCCAGCAGACGACCCTCGTAGCTTCATGCAGCAAGCTAACATTCACTGCGCTTACTGCAATGGCGCTTATGATCAACCTGGGCAAGGGACACTGGATCTTCAAGTCCACAACTCATGGCTCTTCTTTCCTTTCCATAGGTGGTACCTTTATTTCTACGAAAGAATCCTGGGAAAACTGATCAATGATCCCACTTTCGCGTTGCCATTCTGGAACTGGGACAATCCTAAAGGCATGACAATGCCGCCCATCTTCTTAGATCCTAATTCTGCTCTCTACGACGTGAAACGCAACCAGAAAAATTTGCCTCCCGCTGTGATAGATCTTGGCACGACTGGGAACACCGACCCTCTTCAAGTTGTGGCTAACAACCTAACAGTAATGTACACAGAGATGATTCGCGGTAACTCAAATGCGTATGATTTCATGGGCAAGCCTTATAGAGAAGGAACTCCAGCTGAACCAGGGCCTGGTGCACCAGAGCGCGGCTCCCACACCGCTGTGCATGTATGGGTCGGAGTTTTTCCCGGCGGCGGAGAAGACATGGGTAACTTCTACTCGGCAGGCCGGGACCCTTTATTTTACTGCCATCACGCAAATGTCGACCGGATGTGGACTCTCTGGCAATACTTTTTGCCGAGCAGCAAATTTCCGGACAAGAAGATTACGGACCCTGATTTCCTGGATGCCTCGTTCCTGTTCTACGATGAGAATGCACAGCTTGTTCGCGTCACTGTGAAAGACTGTTTAGATAATCGGAAAATGGGATTCGATTACGAGAGAATCGATCTCCCATGGCTGGACTACAGGCCTCCACCCCAGACTTCTAAGGCTAGGATTGCAAGAGTTACCTCTACGGCACCAAAAGCGGAGACCATATTTCCATTGAAGCTGGACAATGTTGTCAGGTTCCAGGTTTCCAAGACAGAGAAAGGAAAAGCCGACGAATTGCTGGTCTTGGAAAACATAACTTTGGACACATCTAAATTCCTCAAGTTCGATGTATTTGTGAACGATGAAGATGACAATCCAGGGGAGCTGGACAAGGCCGCTTATGCAGGAACTTACGCACAGGTGCCACACAAAACGAAAAGCTCATCGGCCTCCACCTCAATCCAGCTGAAGCTCACGGATTTGTACGATGACATGGACATTGCTGACGATGACTTCATTGTTGTGACCTTGGTGCCTAGACATCAGGGTCCTGGTGTTACCATTGGTGGTATCAAAATAATTGAGAATCCTCCAAAATCCAGTTAA
- the LOC142523335 gene encoding ethylene receptor-like isoform X1 has translation MWGSGHSYSMEACNCVEPEWPADELLMKYQYISDFLIALAYFSIPLELIYFVKKSPVLPYRWVLVLFGSFIVLCGATHLINLWTFTIHTRSVAVVMTTAKLLTALVSCATALMLVHIIPDLLSVKTREMFLKNKAAELDREMGLIRNQEETGRHVTMLTHEIRSTLHRHTILKTTFVELGRTLALEECALWMPTRRGLELQLYYTLHHQNPVGLTVPIQLPVINQVFNANHAVKISPSSPIARFRPAGKYLPGEVVAVRVPLLHLSNFQIHDWPELSTKRYALMVLMLPSDSARQWHVHELELVEVVVDQVAVALSHAAILEESTRARDLLMEQNIALDLARREAETAVRARNDFLAVMNHEMRTPMHAIIALSSLLQETELTPEQRLMVENILKSSNLLATLVNDVLDLSRLENGSLQLELGSFSLHALFRKVLNLIKPVASVKKLYVTLNLSPDMPECAAGDEKRLMQVLLNVIGNAVKFSKEGGVSISAFVAKPDELRNPRSPDFFSIPSDKHFYLQVQVKDTGSGINPQDIPKLFMKFVQSQPLANKSSDGSGLGLAICKRFVNVMEGQIWIESEGLGKGSTAIFIVKLGIPGRSNELKISRVPRGPGNQVEKNFSGLKVVVMDDNCVSRMVTEGLLLHLGCDVLAVVSGDECVNAVTNEHRVVFLDVSMPIAHHFEVAMLIRKKFSKQSNPQLVVALTGNTDKIIKENCLRFGMDGVVVKPVSVAKMRSILFELLKHGFLAESQ, from the exons ATGTGGGGATCAGGCCATTCATATAGCATGGAGGCCTGCAACTGCGTGGAGCCAGAATGGCCTGCTGATGAATTGTTGATGAAATACCAATATATTTCAGATTTCTTGATTGCCTTGGCATATTTCTCAATTCCTTTGGAATTGATCTACTTTGTTAAGAAATCTCCCGTGCTTCCATATAGATGGGTTCTTGTCCTGTTTGGTTCCTTCATTGTTCTTTGTGGAGCGACACACCTTATTAATTTATGGACATTTACCATTCATACGAGAAGTGTGGCTGTTGTGATGACCACTGCAAAACTTTTGACGGCTTTAGTGTCATGTGCGACAGCTCTTATGCTAGTGCACATCATCCCCGATTTATTGAGTGTCAAAACCAGGGAgatgtttttgaaaaataaggCTGCCGAGCTAGATAGAGAAATGGGATTGATTCGGAATCAAGAAGAAACAGGTAGGCATGTTACAATGCTAACTCATGAAATAAGAAGCACTCTTCATCGGCATACTATACTGAAGACCACATTCGTTGAGCTGGGAAGAACATTGGCTTTGGAAGAGTGTGCATTATGGATGCCGACGCGTAGAGGATTAGAGCTTCAACTGTACTACACTCTTCATCACCAAAACCCGGTAGGACTTACCGTACCTATTCAACTTCCTGTGATCAATCAAGTGTTCAACGCTAATCATGCAGTGAAAATATCTCCAAGTTCTCCCATTGCTAGATTTCGACCTGCTGGAAAATACTTGCCTGGTGAGGTGGTTGCTGTCCGTGTCCCACTACTGCATCTTTCCAATTTCCAGATACATGATTGGCCTGAACTCTCTACGAAACGCTATGCTTTGATGGTTTTGATGCTACCTTCAGATAGTGCAAGACAATGGCATGTCCACGAACTGGAGCTTGTTGAAGTGGTGGTAGACCAG GTAGCAGTTGCTCTTTCACATGCTGcaattctggaagagtctacgAGGGCGAGAGATCTTCTTATGGAACAGAATATTGCCCTTGATCTAGCAAGACGAGAAGCAGAGACGGCAGTTCGAGCTCGTAATGATTTCTTGGCTGTGATGAATCATGAAATGAGAACTCCCATGCATGCTATTATCGCTCTCTCATCCTTGCTTCAAGAAACTGAGCTCACACCCGAGCAACGTCTGATGGTCGAGAACATCCTTAAGAGCAGCAACCTTTTGGCTACGCTTGTCAATGATGTCTTAGATCTTTCAAGGCTTGAAAATGGTAGTCTTCAACTTGAGTTAGGAAGTTTTAGCCTTCATGCACTATTTAGAAAG GTCCTGAACTTAATAAAACCTGTAGCATCAGTGAAGAAGTTATATGTTACACTGAATTTATCTCCAGATATGCCTGAGTGCGCCGCTGGGGATGAAAAACGGCTGATGCAAGTTCTTTTAAATGTCATCGGTAATGCTGTCAAATTCTCGAAAGAGGGTGGCGTCTCTATTTCTGCTTTTGTTGCAAAGCCAGATGAGCTAAGAAATCCTCGATCCCCTGACTTTTTCTCTATACCTAGTGATAAACACTTCTATTTGCAAGTACAG gtaaaAGATACTGGTTCAGGAATAAATCCCCAAGATATTCCGAAACTTTTCATGAAATTTGTTCAGAGTCAACCTCTAGCTAATAAAAGTTCTGATGGTAGTGGACTAGGTCTTGCAATTTGTAAGAG GTTTGTAAATGTCATGGAAGGTCAAATTTGGATCGAAAGTGAAGGTCTCGGCAAGGGTTCTACTGCAATATTCATTGTAAAACTTGGAATTCCTGGACGCTCCAATGAATTGAAGATCTCTCGTGTGCCAAGAGGGCCAGGAAATCAAGTGGAGAAAAACTTTTCTGGGCTCAAAGTCGTGGTAATGGATGATAACTG TGTCAGCCGTATGGTGACCGAAGGCCTCCTACTGCATCTGGGATGTGATGTTTTAGCTGTTGTCTCGGGAGACGAGTGTGTCAACGCTGTTACAAATGAACACAGGGTGGTGTTCCTCGACGTGAGCATGCCAATCGCCCATCATTTTGAGGTTGCTATGCTGATACgtaaaaaattctcaaaacaATCCAATCCCCAACTTGTTGTAGCACTCACCGGGAacactgataaaatcatcaaagaaAACTGCTTGAGGTTTGGTATGGATGGAGTCGTGGTAAAACCAGTGTCTGTAGCTAAGATGAGAAGCATTTTATTTGAGCTCTTAAAGCATGGATTTCTGGCCGAATCCCAATGA
- the LOC142523335 gene encoding ethylene receptor 1-like isoform X2, protein MWGSGHSYSMEACNCVEPEWPADELLMKYQYISDFLIALAYFSIPLELIYFVKKSPVLPYRWVLVLFGSFIVLCGATHLINLWTFTIHTRSVAVVMTTAKLLTALVSCATALMLVHIIPDLLSVKTREMFLKNKAAELDREMGLIRNQEETGRHVTMLTHEIRSTLHRHTILKTTFVELGRTLALEECALWMPTRRGLELQLYYTLHHQNPVGLTVPIQLPVINQVFNANHAVKISPSSPIARFRPAGKYLPGEVVAVRVPLLHLSNFQIHDWPELSTKRYALMVLMLPSDSARQWHVHELELVEVVVDQVAVALSHAAILEESTRARDLLMEQNIALDLARREAETAVRARNDFLAVMNHEMRTPMHAIIALSSLLQETELTPEQRLMVENILKSSNLLATLVNDVLDLSRLENGSLQLELGSFSLHALFRKVLNLIKPVASVKKLYVTLNLSPDMPECAAGDEKRLMQVLLNVIGNAVKFSKEGGVSISAFVAKPDELRNPRSPDFFSIPSDKHFYLQVQVKDTGSGINPQDIPKLFMKFVQSQPLANKSSDGSGLGLAICKRFVNVMEGQIWIESEGLGKGSTAIFIVKLGIPGRSNELKISRVPRGPGNQVEKNFSGLKVVCQPYGDRRPPTASGM, encoded by the exons ATGTGGGGATCAGGCCATTCATATAGCATGGAGGCCTGCAACTGCGTGGAGCCAGAATGGCCTGCTGATGAATTGTTGATGAAATACCAATATATTTCAGATTTCTTGATTGCCTTGGCATATTTCTCAATTCCTTTGGAATTGATCTACTTTGTTAAGAAATCTCCCGTGCTTCCATATAGATGGGTTCTTGTCCTGTTTGGTTCCTTCATTGTTCTTTGTGGAGCGACACACCTTATTAATTTATGGACATTTACCATTCATACGAGAAGTGTGGCTGTTGTGATGACCACTGCAAAACTTTTGACGGCTTTAGTGTCATGTGCGACAGCTCTTATGCTAGTGCACATCATCCCCGATTTATTGAGTGTCAAAACCAGGGAgatgtttttgaaaaataaggCTGCCGAGCTAGATAGAGAAATGGGATTGATTCGGAATCAAGAAGAAACAGGTAGGCATGTTACAATGCTAACTCATGAAATAAGAAGCACTCTTCATCGGCATACTATACTGAAGACCACATTCGTTGAGCTGGGAAGAACATTGGCTTTGGAAGAGTGTGCATTATGGATGCCGACGCGTAGAGGATTAGAGCTTCAACTGTACTACACTCTTCATCACCAAAACCCGGTAGGACTTACCGTACCTATTCAACTTCCTGTGATCAATCAAGTGTTCAACGCTAATCATGCAGTGAAAATATCTCCAAGTTCTCCCATTGCTAGATTTCGACCTGCTGGAAAATACTTGCCTGGTGAGGTGGTTGCTGTCCGTGTCCCACTACTGCATCTTTCCAATTTCCAGATACATGATTGGCCTGAACTCTCTACGAAACGCTATGCTTTGATGGTTTTGATGCTACCTTCAGATAGTGCAAGACAATGGCATGTCCACGAACTGGAGCTTGTTGAAGTGGTGGTAGACCAG GTAGCAGTTGCTCTTTCACATGCTGcaattctggaagagtctacgAGGGCGAGAGATCTTCTTATGGAACAGAATATTGCCCTTGATCTAGCAAGACGAGAAGCAGAGACGGCAGTTCGAGCTCGTAATGATTTCTTGGCTGTGATGAATCATGAAATGAGAACTCCCATGCATGCTATTATCGCTCTCTCATCCTTGCTTCAAGAAACTGAGCTCACACCCGAGCAACGTCTGATGGTCGAGAACATCCTTAAGAGCAGCAACCTTTTGGCTACGCTTGTCAATGATGTCTTAGATCTTTCAAGGCTTGAAAATGGTAGTCTTCAACTTGAGTTAGGAAGTTTTAGCCTTCATGCACTATTTAGAAAG GTCCTGAACTTAATAAAACCTGTAGCATCAGTGAAGAAGTTATATGTTACACTGAATTTATCTCCAGATATGCCTGAGTGCGCCGCTGGGGATGAAAAACGGCTGATGCAAGTTCTTTTAAATGTCATCGGTAATGCTGTCAAATTCTCGAAAGAGGGTGGCGTCTCTATTTCTGCTTTTGTTGCAAAGCCAGATGAGCTAAGAAATCCTCGATCCCCTGACTTTTTCTCTATACCTAGTGATAAACACTTCTATTTGCAAGTACAG gtaaaAGATACTGGTTCAGGAATAAATCCCCAAGATATTCCGAAACTTTTCATGAAATTTGTTCAGAGTCAACCTCTAGCTAATAAAAGTTCTGATGGTAGTGGACTAGGTCTTGCAATTTGTAAGAG GTTTGTAAATGTCATGGAAGGTCAAATTTGGATCGAAAGTGAAGGTCTCGGCAAGGGTTCTACTGCAATATTCATTGTAAAACTTGGAATTCCTGGACGCTCCAATGAATTGAAGATCTCTCGTGTGCCAAGAGGGCCAGGAAATCAAGTGGAGAAAAACTTTTCTGGGCTCAAAGTCGTG TGTCAGCCGTATGGTGACCGAAGGCCTCCTACTGCATCTGGGATGTGA